A single window of Uloborus diversus isolate 005 chromosome 5, Udiv.v.3.1, whole genome shotgun sequence DNA harbors:
- the LOC129223270 gene encoding ribosome biogenesis protein BRX1 homolog yields MGKRKRLSNEAEDSKESESGQVKKPRWVNKQRVLVFASRGISFRDRHLMNNLRTLMPHSKPESKMEKKGPLHHINEICEMKNCNNCIYFENKKHKDLYMWISKVPNGPSAKFLIENVHTMEELKLTGNCLKGSRPVLSFDKAFDSQPHLALLKEVFTQIFGTPKNHPKSQPFIDHVFNFTFLDNRIWFRNYQIEEDGGSLVEIGPRFVMNLIKIFDGSFCGSVLYSNTNYVTPSAHRRNLKKEAISRYKQKFDSKRLLAMRRPEESFKTDPYDEIFKAGQSKTNLLKGQSKFTVKKKKKQTVNAE; encoded by the exons ccaAGATGGGTAAATAAACAAAGAGTTTTAGTTTTTGCTTCTCGGGGAATATCATTCCGTGATCGCCATCTCATGAACAATTTACGTACCCTTATGCCACACTCCAAGCCTG aatCAAAGATGGAAAAGAAAGGTCCATTGCATCACATTAATGAG ATTTGCGAAATGAAGAACTGTaacaattgtatatattttgaaaataagaagcaTAAGGATTTGTATATgtg gatTTCTAAAGTACCTAATGGACCATCTGCtaagtttttaattgaaaatg taCATACAATGGAAGAATTAAAACTGACTGGAAATTGCTTAAAAGGATCAAGGCCTGTGCTATCTTTTGATAAA GCATTTGATTCTCAACCTCATCTTGCTCTTTTGAAAGAAGTATTTACACAG atttttgGTACACCTAAAAATCATCCCAAGAGCCAACCTTTCATCGATCATGTATTCAATTTCACATTTCTGGATAATCGAATTTGGTTCAGGAATTATCAAATTGAAGAAGATGGTGGCTCTCTTGTAGAAATAG GACCAAGGTTTGTTATGAACTTGATAAAGATATTTGATGGAAGTTTTTGTGGATCTGTATTATATAGTAACACCAATTATGTAACTCCTAGTGCG catcGGAGGAACCTGAAGAAGGAAGCAATCAGTCGGTATAAGCAAAAGTTCGACAGTAAGCGGTTGTTGGCAATGAGAAGACCTGAAGAGTCGTTCAAGACTGACCCTTATGACGAGATATTTAAAGCAggacaaagtaaaacaaatttgtTGAAGGGACAGAGTAAATtcactgtaaaaaagaaaaagaaacagactGTTAATGCGGAATAA